Within Chloroflexota bacterium, the genomic segment CCACAGCTGAAAAACCACCTTGCCAACCTTGGCTTTTTCTTCGTAGTAATGGTCGTTCCTTTCCAGAACGAGCAGATTTTCCTCCTCCCACGTCTTCAGTTGAAATGGGCCAGTGCCATTGGGCTCCCGCCACCACTCTCCACCCAGCTCTGCCTCATTTCTGTCCACCACAAATGCTACCGGATAGGTCATCTTGGACAGAAAATAGGATTTAGGGGTGTCAATGGTTATCTGGAGTGTATAATCATCAACGACCTTGATGCCGCTTATTTCCTCCGTTTGACCAGCCAACACCTCCCTGACGCCGACAATGTCCCCCAGGTAGGTAGCCGCGGTCAATGACCCGGTGGCAGGACGGCAGGCGCGCTCCAGTGAATACTTGACGTCATGAGCGTCGACCTTCCGACCATCCTGGAACTTGACATCTTCGCGCAGGTAGAAAGTATAGGTGCGCCCGTCCGGACTCACCTCCCAGCGCTCGGCAATATCCGGGGACGGCTCCAAATTTTCACCGAGGCGCACCAGCCCGTTGTAAATCTGCTGGATATATTCATGCGAAATCATCTCCCCGGAGACCGCCGGGTCGAGGGTAATCGGGTCGATATCGTAGAGATTCAGTGTCGTGTCCGGGCCGCGCTGGCAGCCCACCAGAAGCAGGCTGCCCAGCATTATAGTAGTAAAAAGGACATAGATTTTATGTTTCATATCTCGCACCGATTTACATTTTATTACAGGTTGCCCTTAACCGCTTCGCAAAAATCGGTGGTGGAAGCGCTTCCCCCCTGGTCCCGGGTGAGGTATTTACCGTCCTGGTAGACCTTGTATACCGCTGTCTCCAGGCGGGCTGCCTCTTTCTCATAGCCGAGATGTTCCAGAAGCATACCGCCGGCCAGGAGCATGGCGGTGGGATTGATGATGTTCTTACCGGCGATATCGGGCGCCGTGCCGTGTACCGAGCCGAAGTAGGCAAATTCCTTGCCAACACAGGCATTTGGCGTCAGCCCCAGCCCACCGATAAGTGCCGACGCTTCGTCCGCCAGAATGTCGCCATGCTGATTGCCCATAACCAGCACATCGAACTGCTGCGGGTTGATGACCAGCTGCTGGGCACAGTTGTCAATTATCAGCTGGCTGAACGTCAGCTCGGGGTACTGTTTGACCGTTTCCTCAGCGATGCGGCGGAACATCTCATCCACCTGCGTCAGCACATTGTACTTGCTGGACACGGTTACTATTCCTCTGCCGCCCTTGGCCTTTCGCTTCATAGCCAGTTCGCAGGCAAACTGACATATATCTCTGGTTATCGCTTCCGTGTTTACTTTAACGGCGAATTTACCTTTCGGGGTGGTGTCCAGCATCACACCCAGCATATCATTCTTCAGCTTCAATGGTGCTAGCTGTGCGATATCACCTTCCCAGCCGGGGTAAAGCCCTTCGGTATTCTCTCGCAGGATAATAAAATCGATACCTTCAGGATTTTTCAGCGGACTTCGCAGGCCCGGCACGTATTTCGTCGGACGGATATTGGCAAAACACTTCTTGCCCCACCGCAGGTAGCCATGTACGCCCCTCAGGTCGCGGGTGGAACCCATAATGGCACAGTCAGTGCCATCAAGCATCTTTTTCGCCGATTCCGGAAAGCTGGTGCCATATTTGGCGACTGCTTCATCGCCGGTCTCTATCCGGATAAATTCTATGTCAAGGTTCATTCCTTCCAGAATCTGAACCGTGGGCACGATCACCTCCGGCGCCGCATCATCTCCCTTCACTACGCATACTCGTCTGGTCATTCATACCCCCTGTTTAAGATTGAGATGTTATCAATCGGATAACAACTAATTAGTGTAGCATATACGCTTTACCTCTGCCTACTTTGATGCCTGATATGCTGCTGAGACGGCCCCAAATTGGTATACAGAGGCACTCATGCGGTATTATAATCTAGGTTTAAATGAGGTGAATGAACCTATGCATTTTGGCTTCTGGGATTCAGTGAGAAGGCGACTTTACCGCATACGCCGCGAGTTCAAACGATTATGGCTCAACTATATCTACCAGAGCCTTCTGGCTACGGCAGTTATTTTCATCATCCTCCTCTTGCTGAACCGGGAGCATGCGGTGGTTATTGCCTCCATTGGTGCCACCGCTTTTATCGTTTTCACCATGCCCCGCAATATCACCGCGGCTCCGCGGCGGGTAATCGGCGGGCATATCATCGGTTTTCTCTGCGGTTCCGCCTTTGCCTTTATCCCGCACCCAACTGCCATCATCGCGATTCTCGTCTATTCACTGGCCGTGGGGGCAACCATTTTTCTCATGGTAGCCCTCGATGCGGAGCATCCTCCCGCCGGCGGCACGGCACTTGGGGTGGCCATCACCGGCTTTTCCGTCAGCGTCATGGTAGCCGTTCTGACCAGCAGCATTGCGCTCTCGCTGGCACACCGCTTCTCCAAGAAGTTTCTGAAAGACCTGACCTAGCCGGTAGCCCTATTCGAAGATTTCCACGGCCCGATTCATATTGGCGATTACGTCAACGCCGAAAGGGCAGCGTTCCATACAGACGCCGCACTCCGTACAGGCTGAAGCTTTTACCGACAGTGCCTCATACTCAGCCACCACGGTACCACCCATGCTAAAATCGGCGGTATCCACTATTTTAGTTAGCGTTCCGATGTCGATACTGACCGGGCAGGGCAGGCAGTGGTTGCAGTACATGCAGTTGCCCTTTAATTTCCACATGGGATTGCTGTCGATGGCACTGAAGTCTTTCTCTTCATCGGTGGCCTCAAGAAAGGCCAGTGCGGCCTGCATTTCTGACACATTTTTGCATCCCGGCACCACCGTGCAGACCGCCGGCTGCGAAAGGGCATAGCTCAGGCACTGGATGGGTGTCAATATAATTGAGCTTGGATTTTCTCGAAACAGCACCCCGGCGGCATAAGGTTTCATGGCCACCACGGCAACATTCTGCGCTGCGCAGGCATGGTACAGGGCCTGGCGCGCCGACACAGCCTCATCAATCGCAAAAGGCGGCTGGCGGTCCAGGATTTCCTTCAATGATACGTCGGGCACAACCTCTTCGGGCAGGGTGTCAAAAGCCGGGTTTAACGAAAACATCAACACGTCGATGTAACCGCTATTCACCGCCTGTAAAGAGGTGGGTACATTATGGCTGCTCATGCCGATAAAACGGGCTTTACCCTGCTGTTTCAGCTTCTGCGCCAAGTCCAGCAGTCCTCCAGAGCTAAAAACGCGCTCGTAATCTTCCCGTCTGTCCACAAAATGGAGCATGAGCACATCAACATAGTCAGTCCTCAGCCTGGTCAGGAGGTCATCAAAGAACGTCTGACATTCGGTGTTGTCCCTTGACCGGCTGTACTTACCGTCCCGCATAACTGTCCCGATATGCCCGGCAATAATCACCTTCTGCCTCTTATTTTTCAAAGCTTTGCCGAAATTGTCACGTATCCCGGGCGACGCCATGAACAGGTCGATATAGTTCACGCCATTGTCGATTGCTTCGTGCACCACGGATACAACCGTTTTTTCCGGCTCGAACTCAAGGTATTCCAACCCCAGCCCCACAATTCCGACGTCAAGGCCAGTTCTACCCAGCTTTCTGTATATCATAAAACCACCTCAAAACATGAATACGCGGTTTTCAATCTTCTTTCAGACGCCTTACGTATTGGTCTATCACCTCCAGAAACCGTTCCGGTGCCTCGAGATGAGTCCAGTGGCTTCTGACCGGGATAACCTCCAGTGCGGCTTTGGGAATATGCTCCACCATGAAACGTGAGCACTCCACCACCGGTGTATCACCGTCACTCATCACCACCAAGGTTTCCACCGACAGTTGTTCCAGTTTGGGCGCCAGTTCGAAGATGCTGGTACGTTTTCTCTGTATCCCCCGGATTATATTGGCTATGGCTATCGGTGAGTTAGTGAGTTCAGCCTGGATAAGCGGCTTTCCCATTATGGGGTCGGCAAAAGCAGTACCCCAGGCAGGTAACTTCTGCATTTCCTCTACATAGGCACCGATTCCTTCCTTTTCCGCGGTGTCCGCCAGATGCTCCCACCATTCCCCCCACCACTCGCGGTCTGAGGAACCGGACCCGATACCCACGGGGATGAGACCGACACATCGTCCGGGGTAGCGGAAGGCGAAGTTGAGCGCTACATTCGCCCCCATGGAATGCCCACCAACGATGGCCTTGTTTATGTCAAGTGCATCCATTAGGCCACGCATATCCTCAACCATGATGTCCTGAGAGTATGCTTCTGACTTATCCGGTTTTTCTGATTGTCCGTGGCCCCTAGCATCATAGGCGACCACCCGGTAGCTGTCCTGAAAGAATTCCATTACTCTTCCCCACTCCTGCCAGATCCCACCAAGCCCATGCGCCCAGACCATGGCCGTTCCTGAACCTCGCTCCTCATAGCGAATTCTGACGCCATTAGCCTTGATATCCGGCATTCTCCAAACCTCCTTTCGGGTATCTGTGTATTATATCACGCTTTTCCCTGAGTTTATAAATGAGGAAAATTGACAGAAATGCTATAATTATTTGACTTTTACGCTGACAAACCAAATTTTATATCATCAGGAGGAAAAACCATGGGCAACACGATGAGTTTCAATGGAATTATCCCGGCAATGCTGACCCCTTTTACCAAGAGTGGAGATTTGAACCTGGATGGCTTAAAGAAGAATGTGGATTTTCTGGTTGAAAACGGCGTGAGTCAGATCATGTGTCTCGGCAGCACCGGTGAAGCCGCTACTCTGACCCGGGAGGAGTGCGTGAAGGTAATTGAGGCAACGGTAAAAGCGGCCGGTGGCCGAGTTCCCATCATGGCCGGTACCGGTGCCACCAGTACCCGGGAGGTTATCGAACGCTCCAGGGAAGCCAAAAGCGCCGGCGCCGATTCGGTCATGATTGTGACCCCGTTTTACGAGATACCCAATCAGGAGGGTTTATATCAACATTATGCCACCATCGCGGAAGCGGTAGACATCCCCATCTGCCTCTATAACATCCCGCCGCACACCCAGGTTGAGATTGCGCCCGAGACACTGGAAAAGCTGGCTAAAATAGGCAACATCCAAGCGTTGAAGGACAGCAGCGGCAACCTGAGCTATTTTGCCGAGGTTATGCGAAGGGTCGGTGATAAAATGTCGATTCTGAACGGCGGCGACGATATTACTCTGCCCTGCTTCGCCCTCGGCTGCCATGGTGCCATCCTGGCGCTGGCCAATATCGCACCGCGGATGGTGGTCGACCTCTTTCAGGCGATGCAGCAGAAAGAGAAGGAGAAATCGCTGGACATCTTTTTCAAGCTGCTGCCCCTTGCTCGCGCCATAAGCGTGCCCCAGAATTTCCCCGCCCCGGTGAAAGAGGCGGTCAATATGCTCGGCAGACCGGCCGGGCCGGCTCGCAGCCCCATAGTGCCGGTGGACAACGCGGAAAAAGAAGAGATTAAAAAGACACTGCAATACGCCGGACTGCTATAGGAAAGAAGCATAATTATTATGAAAATCACGGGAGTTGAAGGCATTGAACTGCGCCTTCCTGAATCATACGTCGGGCCGCGCTTAACCGTCCGCCAGACGCTGATTGTGAAAGTCCATACCGATGAGGGCATTGTCGGTATCGGTGAGGTCGACTCCTGTCCTGCGGTGGTCAAGGCAACCATCGATGCTCCACCGGGCTTCAGTCCCATCTCCGGCCTCGCCAGTGTCATTATCGGCGAGAACCCGCTGGAAATCCGCCGTCTCAACGACCGAATGTATGAGGCCAGTTTTGACTACGGTCGAAGCGGCGTCGTCCTCCATACCATCGGAGGTATCGATATCGCGCTCTGGGATATTGCCGGCAAATACTACAACCAGCCGGTGTATCGATTGCTCGGCGGTCCGTTGCACACCAAGGTACGTGCCTATGCCAGCACCCTCTTCGGCAGCAATGGACAGGAGACCGCAGAAGCGGGGAAAAAGTGGGCGGGCAAAGGTTTCACCGCGGTCAAGTTCGGCTGGCACCCGATGGGGCAGAGCGAGAAGCTAGACCTAGAGCTGGTCGAGGGTGCTAGACAAGGAGTCGGCGATAAGTGCAGCGTAATGGTCGATGCCGGCTGCTGCTGGGACACCGCCACCGCCATCAAGCGCGCCCAGCAGTTCGAGGACTACAATCTCTTCTGGCTGGAAGAGCCGCTCGCCCGGGACAACGTTGACGGATACCGGCAACTGGCCGGCGTTTCCCGAATACCGATTGCCGCCGGTGAGGGAGAAGCGGGCAGATATGCCTTCAGAGACCTGATTGAGCGCGGTGGCATCCACATCGTGCAGATTGACCTTGTCCGCAATGGCATTACCGAGTCGATGCGGGTTGCTGATTTGGCTGAAGACAGGGGGCTGAAGGTGGTCAATCACCACTGGACCTCCGATATTAACCTTGCTGCCAGCCTTCACTTTCTGGCAGCCCGTAAAAGCACCTTCATCCTGGAGTACTGCGTGTCCGAGAGCCCGCTCCGATGGGAAGTGACCAGGGGAAAAATGGAGGTTGACGCCGAGGGCTGTGTTGCCGTACCTTACGGGCCGGGCCTGGGCATCGAACTGAATGAAGAGACGATAGAACGCTATCGAGTTAATTAAAAAGAAGGGGTGCATGATGGAGAAAAAACTTGCCGGGAAAGTGCAGACGGTGCTGGGACTGATTGATGGTGATGAGCTGGGGTTAACCACACCTCACGAGCACCTTCTCCTTGATTTGACCGTGCGTTTTAAACTGATGGAGGAGAGTGTTACCGCCAGGACCATGGCGGAAAGGCCGATGACGCCTGATATGGCGGGCTGGATACGCTTCCACCTCTTCGAGAACCGGGACAATCTACTGCTTGACGATGAAGAACTGGCAATCGAAGAGATTATGCGTTTCAAGTTGGCGGGAGGAAAGAGCGTGGTCGACGTGACCAACTGGGGAATCGGACAGGACCCGCACGCCATGACCCGCATCGCTCGCTCCACCGGCCTCAATATCATCATGGGCACCGGCTACTATACGATGGACTCGGGCTGCGCTGAAGTGCTGACCAGAAAATCCGAGGATGAGATTTGCCAGGAAATCATCAATGATATCATGGCAGGGACTGATGGTATCTGTGCCGGCATCATCGGTGAGATTGGCGCTGACTCCTGGCCGCTCCACGAGATCGAGATAAAATCGCTGCGGGCTTCGGTCCGGGCACAGCGGGCCACCGGCGCGGGACTGACCATCCATCCCGGTCGACTTGACGAGTCACCGCTTCAGATTATTGATATCATCAAAAAAGCCGGTGCCGATATGAGCCGGGTGGTTATCGAGCACATTGACCGCACCGCCTACTCCTTCGAGACCATGGTGGAAATCGCCAAGGCCGGTTGCTGCCTTGAGTTCGACTGCTTCTCCATGGAAGGCTATTATCCGACGCGCTACGGCGTGTTCGATATCCCCAATGATGCCCAGCGCGTCAATTACATTATCCGCCTTATCGAGCTGGGCTACCTGAACCAGGTCCTCATCGCTACGGACACGGCAATGAAATCAAGGCTCACGGTCTATGGGGGACCCGGCTACGCCCATATTCCGGAAAATGTCATCCCCTGGATGCGCGCCAAGGGCATGTCCGAGGAGGTCATCCGCGCCATTACCGAGGAGAACCCCAAACGCATCCTGACCTTCGTTGCGCCATCCTAAGGAAAACCCGCCAGGTACATTATAGATAAGGCGAGGTAAGCGGCAGTTTGAGGCCGAACTGCTCGGAAAATTTTTGCCTCATCTTCCGGTAGAATTCGATACATTCTTTGTTCGGCCTTCCGGAAGCGATATCGAAATAGTCCGGCAATTTCTTACCCAACGGTGGGTCCTGCAGTTTGTCTTCGTAATTTGCCAGCAGCGCGGCTACAATCTTGTTGGCCTCTTTCCGGCTCATGCCTGCGGCCGCATAAGCTACGGCGTTGCTGAAAATGTTTTCCAGGGGGTCACTGTAGTCCTCCATAATACCTTTTGAGGGAGGCCCAACCTCCACGGAGCCGCCGGATACCACAGTCGCTATCACCCAGGCAGCGAATTCCTGGTAGCACATTTCGGTCATCGGTCCGGCCGAGGTATAGCCGGGGGCAACGATGGGCAGCGGGCTGTTTCGGGTTGCTGCCTGAATACCCGCGCTCCGGGCCCAGATGATTCCTCGGGTGGATGTGGTGCCTCCTTCGATGGGAACCGCCAGCGGGTGCTGTACCACGCCGCGTATAACCAGCAGGTCAACCGGATGGTAGGCAGCACACACCACCGCCACCCCCGCCGGGCCACCGGCGTAGCCGCCCAGAATCACGCCGTTCTCCGCAAAGGTCAGGTTCCCCACGGCCTGGCAGTAAGCCACTTTGTTCAGGGCGTCAAAGTCGACCTTCAGCTCATGAATGGTGCCGATTTCCAGGACATCGGTCTTCGGATTGCCGAAGGCATGGCCGGCGATATGCTCCGTCGCCCGTACCGCCGAGGCCACCTCATTGACCACCGGCATCCCGGGACGTCCCGCCCGGCGCAGCGCCTCACGCACCAGAAGCACCGTCCTGATGGCGCCTTCCACACCTCGCGGGCTGCCCGCGACCAGGTCTCCGCCATCGAGGTTGGTTAAACAAGGAGCGGTAATACCGTATGACAGCGGGTCCTCGGCATACGTCTTCACCACATTGATAAGGTTCCACTCGGTGGAGACCGGGCCAGCCCCACAACCGGAGCACCAGGGAGGCGTCTTATCTTCAGGGACACGCCTCGGCATCAACCGGGCATCTTTCCCCTCCCCGTACACCACATTGCTTGGTGCCGACTCGATGGCACCATCTATCTCTTCCCGCGTGAACAGGATACGTCTTTCGGTATCCAGGCAGTAAACGCCGGTTTCGACCAGAAACTCCATGCCTGCTTGCCAGATACGGTCAGCCAGGTCATCATCGGAGGGCACCGGGTTTTGAGGGTCATACTTAATACCATATTTTTCAATCACCTTGCGCAGGTTGGGCACGAAAATGCCGAGGTCAAAGTCCTTTTCCGTGCATATCGGGCCGGTCAATGCCCTCTCCACAACCGTATTAAAACTGAGCATAATCCGTCTCCCTTGTGTTACTTGTATTCTGTCCTATTCAAATCAAAGGTAAGGCGAGGCACTGGTAAACCGAATGCCAAATTCGTCTGTCATTTCCTGCCTGATTTCCCGATATAGCTGTAGAAACTCCTGCTTCGGCTTACCGGTCGCGGTATCACAGCATTCCTGGTATTTTTGCCCGACCGGAGGCTCGCGGAGCTGTGATTCATATTTTTCCAGGAGAGCCTTTACGATTTCATTGGCTTCCCTGCGACTCATGCCCGCCACGGCGTGAGCTACTTCACTGGCCAGAAGAGGCTCCACAGGGCTGGTGTAGTCGAGGGCGGTACCCCTTGCCGACGCCCCCACCTCAACCGAACCACCGGAAACCACCGAGGCGATGACCCAGGCACAGTGCTCATAGAAGAGCATTTTGGTCATCGGTCCGGCGGCGGAATAGCCGACGTTTACCACCGGCAGGGTGCTGTTTCGAGTAATGGCCTGATTGGACACGCTCCGTGCCCATACGGTGTCCCGCGCTGAGGTAACACCAAGGTCGAAATGGGTGGGGAAAGGGTGCTGCACGGCGCCGCGCAGAACCAGCAAGTCCACCGGATTGTAGGCGGCCGTTACCACAGCCACGCCCGCCGGCCCGCCGGCCAGCCCACCCAGTATGACTCCGTTCTCGGCAAAAATCAGGTTTCCGGCGGCCAGAGAATAGGCAACCTTGTTCATGGTATCGAAATCAACCTTCATCTCGTGGGTGGTCCCGATTTCCAGCGCGTCCGTTTTGCGAATTCCAAATCGATGGGCGGCAATATGCTCCTGTGCCCTTGACGCCGTAGTGACGCCATTGACGATGGGCATCCCCGGACGCCCGGCACGGCGCATACCCTCACGGGTCAGCAGGACCGCCCTGATGGCGCCCTCTATCCCCAGCGGACTGCCCCCAACTATCGGCTGTCCGTTCACCTGCGTTAAGCAGGGTATGGTTATGCCATCTCCCAGCGGATTCTCGGCATGTGCCTTGACCAGGTTGACGTAGTATAACTCCGATGAAAGCGGTGAGGAGGTCGGCCCGACCGAACACCACGGCGGTGTTTTGTCCTCCGGTACCCGCCTGGGCATGACACGGGTATCTTTTCCCTCGCCGAAG encodes:
- a CDS encoding isocitrate/isopropylmalate dehydrogenase family protein — its product is MTRRVCVVKGDDAAPEVIVPTVQILEGMNLDIEFIRIETGDEAVAKYGTSFPESAKKMLDGTDCAIMGSTRDLRGVHGYLRWGKKCFANIRPTKYVPGLRSPLKNPEGIDFIILRENTEGLYPGWEGDIAQLAPLKLKNDMLGVMLDTTPKGKFAVKVNTEAITRDICQFACELAMKRKAKGGRGIVTVSSKYNVLTQVDEMFRRIAEETVKQYPELTFSQLIIDNCAQQLVINPQQFDVLVMGNQHGDILADEASALIGGLGLTPNACVGKEFAYFGSVHGTAPDIAGKNIINPTAMLLAGGMLLEHLGYEKEAARLETAVYKVYQDGKYLTRDQGGSASTTDFCEAVKGNL
- a CDS encoding HPP family protein, with product MRRRLYRIRREFKRLWLNYIYQSLLATAVIFIILLLLNREHAVVIASIGATAFIVFTMPRNITAAPRRVIGGHIIGFLCGSAFAFIPHPTAIIAILVYSLAVGATIFLMVALDAEHPPAGGTALGVAITGFSVSVMVAVLTSSIALSLAHRFSKKFLKDLT
- a CDS encoding aldo/keto reductase — protein: MIYRKLGRTGLDVGIVGLGLEYLEFEPEKTVVSVVHEAIDNGVNYIDLFMASPGIRDNFGKALKNKRQKVIIAGHIGTVMRDGKYSRSRDNTECQTFFDDLLTRLRTDYVDVLMLHFVDRREDYERVFSSGGLLDLAQKLKQQGKARFIGMSSHNVPTSLQAVNSGYIDVLMFSLNPAFDTLPEEVVPDVSLKEILDRQPPFAIDEAVSARQALYHACAAQNVAVVAMKPYAAGVLFRENPSSIILTPIQCLSYALSQPAVCTVVPGCKNVSEMQAALAFLEATDEEKDFSAIDSNPMWKLKGNCMYCNHCLPCPVSIDIGTLTKIVDTADFSMGGTVVAEYEALSVKASACTECGVCMERCPFGVDVIANMNRAVEIFE
- a CDS encoding alpha/beta hydrolase, which gives rise to MPDIKANGVRIRYEERGSGTAMVWAHGLGGIWQEWGRVMEFFQDSYRVVAYDARGHGQSEKPDKSEAYSQDIMVEDMRGLMDALDINKAIVGGHSMGANVALNFAFRYPGRCVGLIPVGIGSGSSDREWWGEWWEHLADTAEKEGIGAYVEEMQKLPAWGTAFADPIMGKPLIQAELTNSPIAIANIIRGIQRKRTSIFELAPKLEQLSVETLVVMSDGDTPVVECSRFMVEHIPKAALEVIPVRSHWTHLEAPERFLEVIDQYVRRLKED
- the dapA gene encoding 4-hydroxy-tetrahydrodipicolinate synthase, which translates into the protein MGNTMSFNGIIPAMLTPFTKSGDLNLDGLKKNVDFLVENGVSQIMCLGSTGEAATLTREECVKVIEATVKAAGGRVPIMAGTGATSTREVIERSREAKSAGADSVMIVTPFYEIPNQEGLYQHYATIAEAVDIPICLYNIPPHTQVEIAPETLEKLAKIGNIQALKDSSGNLSYFAEVMRRVGDKMSILNGGDDITLPCFALGCHGAILALANIAPRMVVDLFQAMQQKEKEKSLDIFFKLLPLARAISVPQNFPAPVKEAVNMLGRPAGPARSPIVPVDNAEKEEIKKTLQYAGLL
- a CDS encoding mandelate racemase/muconate lactonizing enzyme family protein, giving the protein MKITGVEGIELRLPESYVGPRLTVRQTLIVKVHTDEGIVGIGEVDSCPAVVKATIDAPPGFSPISGLASVIIGENPLEIRRLNDRMYEASFDYGRSGVVLHTIGGIDIALWDIAGKYYNQPVYRLLGGPLHTKVRAYASTLFGSNGQETAEAGKKWAGKGFTAVKFGWHPMGQSEKLDLELVEGARQGVGDKCSVMVDAGCCWDTATAIKRAQQFEDYNLFWLEEPLARDNVDGYRQLAGVSRIPIAAGEGEAGRYAFRDLIERGGIHIVQIDLVRNGITESMRVADLAEDRGLKVVNHHWTSDINLAASLHFLAARKSTFILEYCVSESPLRWEVTRGKMEVDAEGCVAVPYGPGLGIELNEETIERYRVN
- a CDS encoding monomethylamine:corrinoid methyltransferase, with the protein product MLSFNTVVERALTGPICTEKDFDLGIFVPNLRKVIEKYGIKYDPQNPVPSDDDLADRIWQAGMEFLVETGVYCLDTERRILFTREEIDGAIESAPSNVVYGEGKDARLMPRRVPEDKTPPWCSGCGAGPVSTEWNLINVVKTYAEDPLSYGITAPCLTNLDGGDLVAGSPRGVEGAIRTVLLVREALRRAGRPGMPVVNEVASAVRATEHIAGHAFGNPKTDVLEIGTIHELKVDFDALNKVAYCQAVGNLTFAENGVILGGYAGGPAGVAVVCAAYHPVDLLVIRGVVQHPLAVPIEGGTTSTRGIIWARSAGIQAATRNSPLPIVAPGYTSAGPMTEMCYQEFAAWVIATVVSGGSVEVGPPSKGIMEDYSDPLENIFSNAVAYAAAGMSRKEANKIVAALLANYEDKLQDPPLGKKLPDYFDIASGRPNKECIEFYRKMRQKFSEQFGLKLPLTSPYL
- a CDS encoding monomethylamine:corrinoid methyltransferase; the encoded protein is MLSFWTVVERALAGPICTERDFELSIFVANLRKVIEKYGIKYDPQNPVPSDDDLADRVWQAGMEFIAETGVYCVDTERRIIFSREEIDGALASGPCGRIFGEGKDTRVMPRRVPEDKTPPWCSVGPTSSPLSSELYYVNLVKAHAENPLGDGITIPCLTQVNGQPIVGGSPLGIEGAIRAVLLTREGMRRAGRPGMPIVNGVTTASRAQEHIAAHRFGIRKTDALEIGTTHEMKVDFDTMNKVAYSLAAGNLIFAENGVILGGLAGGPAGVAVVTAAYNPVDLLVLRGAVQHPFPTHFDLGVTSARDTVWARSVSNQAITRNSTLPVVNVGYSAAGPMTKMLFYEHCAWVIASVVSGGSVEVGASARGTALDYTSPVEPLLASEVAHAVAGMSRREANEIVKALLEKYESQLREPPVGQKYQECCDTATGKPKQEFLQLYREIRQEMTDEFGIRFTSASPYL